The genomic interval CGTGCCATCGACCAGTTCTGGACGACCGGCTACCACGCCGTGTCCGTCAGGGACTTGGAGACCAGCACCGGCGTCCTCAAGGGCAGCCTCTACGCCGCCTTCGGCGACAAGCGCGCCCTCTTCCTCGCTTCCCTGCGCCGCTACGCGGACCAGAGCGTCATCGATATCCACGCGCTGCTCGCCAAGGGCTCAAACCCTCGCGCCGGCCTCGAGCACTACCTGCGCGTGCGCGGCAAGGAATGCATTGGACCTGCTCGCACCCGCGGCTGCTTCCTCGCCAACACCGCCGCTGAAGTCGCCCCACATGACCCCGAGGTCCGCGCCGTCGTGGGCCAGTCCTTCGCCAAGCTCGCCGACGCCCTCGAACCCACCCTCCGCGAGGCCCAGGAACAAGGCCTCGTCAGCCGCCGGCACGACACCCACGAGCTCGCCGCCCACCTCGTCGTGCTCGTCCAGGGGATGTCCATCGTCGGCAAGACAGAACCCGACTCCGCACTCATCCGCTCCTCCCTCCGCTTCGCCCTCTCCCTGTTGGAACCCGACACCCCCGAGAAATCACCATGAGCCACCCCCTCCTCCGCTTCCTCGTCGACCCTCGCTCCGCCACCCCTTCCCTCTCCTCCGGCCTGCTCGCCCTCCGCATCTTGAGCGGCGGCCTCATGACCCTGCACGGCGCCGGGAAGATGGTCACCCCCTTCACCTGGATGGGCGCTGACTCCTCCATCCCTGGCTTCCTCCAGTTCCTCGGCGCCGCCGCCGAATTCTTCGGAGGACTCGCGTGGATGGTCGGCCTGGCCACCCCCCTGGCCTCAATCGGAGTCGCGGGGACCATGCTCGTGGGCATCCTCATCGCGCACATCCCGATCGACGACCCGTTCATCCGCTTGAGCGTCTTGGGCAACACCTCCGGCCCTGGTGAGGCGTTCGCCGGTCTGCCCACCTGGCTCGTCCGCGCGGGCGGCCGCAGCGCCGGCGGCTCCGGCTCCTCGGAGCTCGCCACGCTCTACATCGCCGTCTCCGCGCTCCTGCTCAGCGCCGGTCCCGGACGCTTCTCACTCGACGCACTGCTGTCCCAGCTCCGGGAGAAGAAGACCCCCGCCGTCACCGGGTGACAGTCCTCCTCGAGCATCGAGCCCGCCTGCAAGGTCATGGAGACCCTGTTCGAGACGGGCTCACGCATCGACTCCTCACGCGGAACCCACCACCTGCCGGGCATCCATCCCCCGGCAGGTGTGGTCCTCACGTGTCAGCGCATGTGCTTCGCGATGAGCGCGTTCGCCTTCTCCGGCGCGCGCTTGCACTCCAGCAGCGCGTTGAGCACCAGCGGCGCGACGATGGTCGCGTCCGACTCCACGACGAACATCGGCGTCGTCTCCGTCAGCTTGTCCCACGTAATCTTCTCGTTGGGCGTGGCGCCCGAGTACGAGCCGTAGGACGTCGTCGAGTCGCTGATCTGGCAGAAGTACGCCCACGGCTTCACGGGCTTCTGCAGGTCGTACTTGATGGAGGGCACCACGCAGATGGGGAAGTCACCGGCGATGCCGCCGCCAATCTGGAAGAAGCCCACGCCCTCTCCCGCGGAGAGCTCCTCATAGCGGTCGTAGAAGTCCGCCATGTACTCGATGCCCGACTTGACGATGCTCGCCTTGCAGTCACCCGTCTTCACGTAGGACGCGAAGATGTTGCCGAAGGTCGAGTCCTCGTAACCCGGCACGACGATGGGCAGCTTCGCCCGCGCCGCCGCGAGCAGCCAGCACGCCTCCGGGTCTCCCTCGTACGACGAGGGCTCCAGCGCCTGGATGACCTCGTAGAAGTACTCGTGCCAGAAGCGGCGCTCGCCCTTCTCGCTCGCGTTCTTCCACATCGGGACGATGAACTTCTCCACCGCGCGGAACGCCTCGTCCTCGGGGATGCTCGTGTCCGTCACCCGGCGCATCCGCTGCTCGAGGATGCGCGTATCGTCCTGCTTGGTGAGGTAACGGTACTCCGGGAAGTCCTTGTACGAGTGGTGCGCCACCAACCGGAAGAGCGACTCCTCGATGTTGGCGCCCGTCACGGAGAGCCCGTGAATCAGACCCGCGCGGATGGCGGGCGCGAGCGTGATGCCCAACTGCGCCGAAGACATCGCTCCCGCGACGCTCCAGAACATGCGGCCGCCCTTCGACACGTGCTCCCAATAGGACAGGAGCGCATCGCGCGTCGCGCGGGCGTTGAAGTTCTTGTAGTTCGTGAGGACGAACTCCAGGACAGGAAGTTCAGATGCGGCCATGAGTGCCTCCAAGCAACGACGTGGTCGAGGCTCGGGCAGCGCCCTGTGGGAAATGCCACCCGAGGACACCCTACGGTCACGACCGGAAAGGTCGCGCCGCCATCGGAGCGTCAAGTGGCTGCCGGCTGGCTATCACAGCACGAACCTCTCGGCCACGGCATTGCACAACCCCTCCCACGGGCCTCCACGAAGCCCCCCGTCCCCTCACTCGCCGGGCACCCTGGGATTCACAAAGTAGACATGCGAGAAGCCGCCCCATATCCAAGTCTTGAGTCGCGTTGTTGGCGTTGTTGATGTCCACGGGCTGTGCGAGCTCCCGCGCACTGTGTCCCCGTGAAGGGGGACGGGCCTGGTCCGAGGTGCGCAGCGAGCACTTCCGCTTGCAGACGAACCTCTCGCCCGAGGTCGCGGCGAAGTCCGCCGCCGAGTTGGAGAAGCTCCGCCGCGCCGTGCTGCTCGCCTGGGGGCCCGACTTCAATCCCCCGGGCTCGCTCGACATCGTCCTGCTGCGCAACACGAGTGAGCTCTGGGAGTGGGACCAGAAGGAGCTGTTCAACCAGGCGGAGAACCAGCAGCACTACGCGTCCGCCTGGCTCTGGGTCCACTACCTCATCAACATGCACACCGAGCGCTTCGATGAGTTCCAGACGCGGCTGGCCCGCGCGGAGGCCCCCCGGCGCGCCTTCGAGGCCTCCTTCCAGGGCGTCAACGACCTGCGCGGAGAGCTGCGCACGTACCTCACCAGCGGACGCTCCTCGTTCCTCACCCTGCCGCTGCCGCCGGTGTCCACCGAGGTCAAGGTGCGGGAGCTGGAGAGCGCGGAGGTCCACGTGAATCGCGGGCTGTTGTTCCTGCGCGCCCCGAGCGAGCTGACGCGGGAGCAGCGCCAGGAGAAGGCCCGCGCCGAGCTGGCGCAGGCCCTGGCCGAGGACCCGAACAACGTGAGCGCCGCGCTCCTCGCCACGCAGCTGTCCACGAACCCGGCGGAGCACCTCGCCCGCGCTCGCGAGCTGGTGAAGGCCCACCCCGAGGACGGGCGCGCGTGGGATTTGCTCGCGGAGCAGCTCAACGGCCAGAGTGACGTGAAGACCCAAGAGCAGGCCCGCGAGTCCGCCGCGCGGCTGATGCCGCACGACTCGCGTGTCCTCGCGAACCTGGCCCAGCACTACTCGATGACCCTTCAGCCCGAGAAGGGATTGCCCGTGGCCAAGCGCGCGGTGGAGCTGTCTCCGGGCAGCCCCTTCGCGCTGGCCATCCAGGCCGCGCTCTTCTCCCAGGTCAACCGCTGCCCGGAGGCCATCGCCTTCCAGCGCCGCGCGGTGGACATGGCCCACGAGGCCTACTCCTCCGCCTTCCGGAAGGAGCTGCGCGACTGGCTCCAGCGCTACGTGGAGCAGTGCGCCAAGAGCACCGCCAGGCCCACGCCTTGAGTCCTCGCGGGCACACGGTGGGCATCGACCTGGGAGGTCCGATGCCCACCGTTCGCCTTCAGGGGTCCTGCTTCAATCGCATGCGTGCGTGTGCGTCTGGGCGTTGGCCTTCGGCGTCCAGCCCTCGTTGCCGTCCTTCTCGAAGAAGAACTTCGCGCGCTCGCGCTGACGCGTCCCCACCTCGTTGAGCGTGGCCGCGTCGAACAGCCGCCCGTTCACCATGGTGTAGTGCACGGTGTGGCTGTTCCTCAGGTTCTCCAGCGGGTTCTTGTCCAGCACGAGCAGGTCCGCCAGCTTGCCTTCCTCCAGCGAGCCCAGCTCCTTGTCCATGCCCAGGTAGCGCGCCCCGCCGAGCGTGCCCGCGCGCAGCGCCTGGAGGGGCTTCATCCCGCCCTGGCCGAACATCCACAGCTCCCAGTGCGCCGCCAGTCCCTCACGCTGGCCATGCGCGCCGAGCTGCACGTTCACGCCCGCGTCGTTCAACTCCCGCGCCACCTTCGCCGCGTCGATGTGGTTGACCTCGTCATCCGGCACCATCATCCGGCGGCGGCTGCGCGAGTCCACCACCCGGCGCGGAACGAAGGACAACAGCCGGTCGTCCTCCCACACGTTGGTCTTCTGGTACCAGTAGTTCTCACCCCAGTTGCCGCCGTACGCCACGCCCAGCGTCGGCGTGTAGCCGGTGCCGCTCTTGCCCCACAGCTGCCGGACGTCCGCGTAGATGCGCGCCACGGGAATCGCGTGCTCCACGCCCGTGTGCCCGTCCACCACCATGGTCAGGTTGTGCTGGAGCAGCGAGCCACCCTCGGGCACCACCAGCATGTCCAGCTCGCGCGCCGCCTGGAGCACCTTCTGCCGCTGGTCCCGGCGGGGCTGGTTGTAGCTCTTCACGCTGAAGGCCCCCATCGCCTTCATCCGCCGCAGGTGCGAGCGCGCGTCGTCCAGCGTCTCGATGGGCGCCCGGTATCCCGCGCCCGCCGCGCCGTACAGGATGGTGCCCGTGGAGAAGATGCGCGGCGCCGTCAGCGCGCCCGCCTTGCCCATCTCGCTGGCGGCGAACACCTCTTCGGACGAGTTGGACGGGTCATGCAGCGTCGTCACGCCGAACGCGAGCGACGCCGCGTGCACCCAGCTCTGCTCGGGCATCAGGCCGTCCGAGCCCATGCTCCCGTGCCAGTGCACATCCACCAGGCCGGGCATCAGCGTCTTGCCCTTCACGTCCACCACCTTCGCGCCCGAGGGCACCTGCACCTTGCCCACCGGGCCCACCGCGACGATGCGGTTGCCTCGCACCACGACGACGCCCTGCTCGATGACCTCCTCGCCCTTCATGGTGATGACGCGGCCACCCACCAGCGCCACCGTGCCCTCGGGCACGTCCGCCTTCACCTGGAACGACAGGTCCACGCCCTTCTCCGCGGCCTCCGGCAGCTTCTCCGGCGCCCCGTCCATGAAGGCGAAGGACTGCTTCAGCTCCCGCGTGAAGAGCTCGGGCCCCAGCGCCCAGTGCAGGCGCGCGCTGTCGCCGGACCAGTGCAGATACTCACCCGCGTCCCGGCTCACCTTCGCCACCGGCATCGACTTGGCGTCCGGTCCCACCGTGGCCGCCTTCGCGCCCCGGGGAAACGCGGTGACATACGCGTTGAAGTTCTCGCGGAACGCCACCCAGCGCTCATCCGGAGACACGCGCAGCTCCGTCGCCTCCGCGCTCGTCAGGTGCGTGCGCTCCGAGCCTCCATCCAGACCCACGCTCTTCAACGAGCGCACGTCCTCCTTCTCCTTCGACTCGACATGCAGGAAGTACACGCGGTCCGAGCGCGCGCCGAAGTGCGGAGCCGAGCCATCCCGCGTCAGCCTGCGCGCCACGCCGCCGGACACCGGCTGCGCGAACAGGCCCATCTCCCGGCTCCACAGGCCGGGCATCAGGTAGCCATCTCCCGTCATGCG from Myxococcus stipitatus carries:
- a CDS encoding TetR/AcrR family transcriptional regulator, encoding MGRPKTFDEEAVLDRAIDQFWTTGYHAVSVRDLETSTGVLKGSLYAAFGDKRALFLASLRRYADQSVIDIHALLAKGSNPRAGLEHYLRVRGKECIGPARTRGCFLANTAAEVAPHDPEVRAVVGQSFAKLADALEPTLREAQEQGLVSRRHDTHELAAHLVVLVQGMSIVGKTEPDSALIRSSLRFALSLLEPDTPEKSP
- a CDS encoding deoxyhypusine synthase family protein, with amino-acid sequence MAASELPVLEFVLTNYKNFNARATRDALLSYWEHVSKGGRMFWSVAGAMSSAQLGITLAPAIRAGLIHGLSVTGANIEESLFRLVAHHSYKDFPEYRYLTKQDDTRILEQRMRRVTDTSIPEDEAFRAVEKFIVPMWKNASEKGERRFWHEYFYEVIQALEPSSYEGDPEACWLLAAARAKLPIVVPGYEDSTFGNIFASYVKTGDCKASIVKSGIEYMADFYDRYEELSAGEGVGFFQIGGGIAGDFPICVVPSIKYDLQKPVKPWAYFCQISDSTTSYGSYSGATPNEKITWDKLTETTPMFVVESDATIVAPLVLNALLECKRAPEKANALIAKHMR
- a CDS encoding amidohydrolase family protein translates to MKRLTSALCVALLVPGALVSAQPAATPPAARQDPPPAPKKKDDAAREAGRAVEVDPNAPAVAEGPGEGKDKDAWKVDAPGFPAKQVDIDVTEGTWMNLDVSPTGDELVFDLLGDIYVLPLTGGEARAVTSGVAWDMQPRYSPDGKSIAFTSDRGGGDNIWVMKRDGSDAKPVTQEKFRLLNSPAWSPDGQFIVARKHYTARRSLGAGEVWMYHRSGGDGVQLTERANDQKDLGEPAFSPDGRYVYFSQDVTPGRTFEYNKDPNAEIYAIQRLDLETKEIDPFVSGPGGSIRPTPSRDGKQLAFIRRVRTKSVLYVADVASGAERPLYDGLDRDMQETWAIHGVYPTMAWTRDDKAIVLWAGGKLQRVDVATKKVTPIPFHVKSTRTIFEAVRTPRAVAPERFNTKMLRWVQVSPKGDRVVFQSLGKLYVKELPNGAPKRLTKQEDHLEFYPSFSRDGRSIIYSTWDDEKLGAVRLAPATGGEGKVMTSRPGYYVEPALSPDGKTLVYRMTGDGYLMPGLWSREMGLFAQPVSGGVARRLTRDGSAPHFGARSDRVYFLHVESKEKEDVRSLKSVGLDGGSERTHLTSAEATELRVSPDERWVAFRENFNAYVTAFPRGAKAATVGPDAKSMPVAKVSRDAGEYLHWSGDSARLHWALGPELFTRELKQSFAFMDGAPEKLPEAAEKGVDLSFQVKADVPEGTVALVGGRVITMKGEEVIEQGVVVVRGNRIVAVGPVGKVQVPSGAKVVDVKGKTLMPGLVDVHWHGSMGSDGLMPEQSWVHAASLAFGVTTLHDPSNSSEEVFAASEMGKAGALTAPRIFSTGTILYGAAGAGYRAPIETLDDARSHLRRMKAMGAFSVKSYNQPRRDQRQKVLQAARELDMLVVPEGGSLLQHNLTMVVDGHTGVEHAIPVARIYADVRQLWGKSGTGYTPTLGVAYGGNWGENYWYQKTNVWEDDRLLSFVPRRVVDSRSRRRMMVPDDEVNHIDAAKVARELNDAGVNVQLGAHGQREGLAAHWELWMFGQGGMKPLQALRAGTLGGARYLGMDKELGSLEEGKLADLLVLDKNPLENLRNSHTVHYTMVNGRLFDAATLNEVGTRQRERAKFFFEKDGNEGWTPKANAQTHTHACD
- a CDS encoding DoxX family protein, producing the protein MSHPLLRFLVDPRSATPSLSSGLLALRILSGGLMTLHGAGKMVTPFTWMGADSSIPGFLQFLGAAAEFFGGLAWMVGLATPLASIGVAGTMLVGILIAHIPIDDPFIRLSVLGNTSGPGEAFAGLPTWLVRAGGRSAGGSGSSELATLYIAVSALLLSAGPGRFSLDALLSQLREKKTPAVTG